The sequence below is a genomic window from Mobula birostris isolate sMobBir1 chromosome 11, sMobBir1.hap1, whole genome shotgun sequence.
acctatggactcactttcaaagactcttcatctcatgttctcaatattcattgcatgtttatttattattacttctctttatttctgtattttcagtttgttgtctatTTACACACTAGTTGTCTGCCCTGTTCGTGTGTCTTTCTTTgattattatggttattggatttattgagaatgcccataataaaatgaatctcagggttgtacatggtgacacatatgtactttgatgataaatttactttgaactttgaattaccagaagttagaaaaaCCAATGTcatactgtcaggttggaggctacccagagggaatttgaggatttgctcctccaacctgagagtggcctcattgcagTGTTCTACAACCGGATTACCATCACGATTTTTCCTTTTCATACCTTGTGCATTTTCTTCCCGCTTGCGGGCCAGTTAGAGGAGTTGTAGGGTGAGCTACTCTCCTGAGTTCCAGTACTGTTCCACAAGCCTATTGGCCCATCATCATCTTCCTCCCAGCTTGGGGGCCGAGTATTTGCCACAGTAGGCCGATCACCACCTCCCCACCCATCCTGTATCGATTTTGAACCTGAAAAGATACATTTGGCATGTTAAAACTCAAAATTTAAAGTAATTTGTAAATTAatttacaaacaaaaaaaatcactggacATAGGTTCCTGGTCACTCAACCATCAAAGGTGATAAATAACTGGAACAGAAAGGTCCCCTATCAGCAGCCATCAGGTATACAAGTCCAGTGCAAgaaataagacacaggagcagaatctggccattcagtccatcaaatctgttctgctattcaacactggctgatttattatccctctcaagcccattctcctgccttctcccagtaacctttgacacccttattaatcaagaacctatcaacctcagctttaaaaatatccaatgacttggcctccacagttgtttgCAGCagtctggataaagaaattcctcctcatctctattctaaagggatgcccttgcattctgaggttgtgccctgtggtcctagattccccactaCTGGTAACATCCTCTTTATGTCCACTCTACCAAGGTTTagttaattattttatttaatttagatacagcatggaatagacccttcgAGCACAATGAACCACACCActgaacatgagaggaaacccacgcatccCACTGGGAGGACATAAaaattccttacagatggcagaattgaacttcgaactctgatgccccgagctgtaaaagGGTctcgctaaccattacactactatGGCACCGTTCAATATTCCATTGAGACCCCtcacccccacattcttctaaactctagtgagtatagGCCTAGATCAACTGCTTGAAAGAATGCTAACAAAATTAGAATTAAAAGATAAAATTATGCACAGCTAAAAATTTTTTAAAACCTAGTCACACAAAACATTGGGATTATTCCTAAAAGTCGAATTTACGACAATTTGTCATGTTCATTGTTTCAATTGATGAAATAAATATAAACAGCAGGTGATCAAAAATTCCAAGACTCAGTAATTTAACTAAGTTACTCGAGCTTTACAGAAGCTAAGCACTAGTACAGTATTGAATTGGACACCTTGTTTGGAAAGATTAAGCAATAGACAGGAAAACTGCGTCATGGTATGAAGCTAAACTCTAGTGATTCCAGAATCTTCCAAAATAAAAGTATGTAGCCTGTTGTCAAGCTGTGTTTGCAAGTGTCTAATCTATTCCAGGCAAACACCTTTCATTgcaattttagagtaaaattccaACTTTTACTGGATTTTAAAGTTTTAGAATTTTTCAACAAGTCATTGCCCTACTTGTGTGGCACAGCTCTAAACTCTATTTACTCCATTCTGTAATATCCACTGTGATATAGTAGGCATTCAATTCATTTCTTACACATTCACTTTTATACTCTAACAGGTGTATGTCAGCAGTGGGATAATCTCTTGATACTGTTGCATTAGTCATACAACTTCATAATGAGTCAGTGGACTGAATGCAGCACTTGTGGGAAATCCTTCCTTATCAAAGAAGcacaacatgattctgagaaccCTAGCAACCTTCTGGTGAGAAGTTTGCTGAAGTGACTTTTTTTAATGTGACTCTTTGGAGATGAAGCACTGTTTTTGGCTTTACAGACATGCCTTTAACCAATGCTCTTTCAGGTGAGCGGAGTCCAGCCAGCAACGTAGTGGTaccagcactggactttgaggcgagtgCTGGCCGGCTTCTTGCATGTTTTCTACCCGTGCAGGGTTGAGcctcgagctagcaactcggtttcatacaaaacaaaaatgctaaagaagcGACAAGGTTACCACCCGATGCACCACAGGCGTGGTGAGGAATAACAACATTTCAGCTGAGCAGATTGAAGCTAAAGCTGTGGGGCATGGCAGCCAGAAACTAAATTTGCTTCTCGTATTCAATAATTAAACACAATTTAAGATTTGTATATCATTTAGTCCAATGAAACCAAAGTGTTTGAATGCTGACAAattaagttgctggaattttaatATTTATACCAATCTCCAATCCTTAATAACTTCTGCTGAATTTCCTACATCTGTCTTACTACGTGCTGCCATTCTGATATGGCATTCCCCTTCAAGACCCAGCTTTCTCTTAGCCAGCATTACCCTCATCCAGAGCCCTCAGCTAGGAATTTGTACTCacattcttccttctctccaataTGTCCTGCCCTGAATACCAACAACCATCTGTTAATCCTCCCACTCTAGCTCCCTTCAGGCAGCATTGCTCTGTTCTGTGGCATTCACTCTGATGTAGTGGAGCAAAGAGAAGGATCTGTTTAAGTGAGCCTTTCAGAGTCATTGAGGCATTATAAAAATCTGAAAACTCAGTACCACAATGTGTCCGACATTAATAAGGAGTACAGATGTTGACTTAATTCAACACCCACACTCTTCTTACAATGCCTTCAAACCCAAAACAGGATTTTAAAAAATGGTATGGCAATGGGTGAAATCAAACAGTTTCATTTTCCATTCCACTTTATAAAGGGTTACCCTGCTTGCTGCCTCACAACTGCATTGCAGAGAGCTGATCTTTTTTAGGAAAACAAAGTTGAGTATCCCCATGGAACTGCGAACAATACACCAGAAAAATAAATTCAGCTTGCAATGGTCACCATTGTTAAAGCAAATACAGCAGGCAAGCACGTGCTACATGAAAGATAGGTTCTTTCCATTTAGCCAAGGCAGTCAAATTCAAAGGTTCTGTATGTATTTTAAGCTTAAAGATGTGAGCATTGCTGCAGGGAATGTCAGCTTACCACAACTAAAAGCTAACCATGTTAACaacatttttattattttgaaaaaCCTTCCACTGACCAGTAAGAAGGCATCAGTAATACGTTCTACTGTGTTTTGTTGAAACCCACAAAGTAAGCAGCTGACTCAGATTTAAACACAAATTTTCCAATTATGGTTAGCTCATCTCATTAAAATCACAACTCAGATTCAAAAAAACAGGATCTCTGCTGTTGTCTGGTGTGATGAGATAGAAAACTACAACATGCATATGGAATTCAGAGATTAATTCTTCCACCAGCAAATAGGTACAGCTCATAGGACACAAAGAAGCCTGTGTGTGCATACACTGCAACTCGGACTTCCCGGCATCAATCTGCATCTGCTGCCAACCTTTCCTGCAGTTGTAATTTAAAGGGTTACGGGAGAGTCAGAATAAAGTAGTTACACAGACGGATGACAATTATATGTAAAATTTCTGAGAAGCAGCACAGATCACAAGCACAAAACTTACACAACTCATGCTAAGAAACTGGGGGAGATCTCCCTGTGATGTGTAGTTATCAAATTTTCTAACTTGTATTAAGAATTTGGAAAAAATATCCAGTTTACCAAGTGACTGATGCAAATTAAGATGGTTTTGACGCATTAAGTAATTTGTGAACTAAAAGTGAGGATCTAAATCCTAGAAATCACCTTCCATATACCTTACAGGATAGAGTAAAGCACATCGGAGCAATTAACTATTTTTGAATCATTACCACTACTGTAATACAAATGACAGCCAATACACCAAGTAATGCATCTTTTATCTTTTTTTGCACTTACTGTAATATACACAGAGTTTTGTTTTCTCTGTATTTATTATGCAttttactgtactgctgctgtaaagttttgcaacatacgctggtgatactaaacctgattctgaaagccCCCACAAACATCAAATCAGATACTTGGATAAGCTGTAATGCTAATGTTGCACGAAGGTTGAGTATTGCAAGAACACAATCTCTTCTTGAAAATTTTGCCTTGAGATCTTTTACACAAGTAAGCAGGTGAGGCCTTAGGTAACTGCATTTTAAGAAAGGTAGAACTACCTCAGCGCTGTAAAGGAGTGTTGGCCCTTTGCACTCCAGTCTAGATGAATTGGCGCCACTTTCATGGGACCCAAAGTTGACTCTGTCTGCTCAACTGTAGCCAAAATAATTTACAGAAAGACAGACCCCATAATTGACTAATATTTCACTGCAGCAATAAAGCTGGCATGCAAATACTTTTTAAATAAAAGACATAATGCACTCCAGTCTTAGCCAACAAAACACAACCATTCCAAAAGAGTAAATCATTTTTGTTTTAGAGTGCACTGTCCTTCTCTAAACTTCTATTTAAAATAGAGCGTAATGGAGACCAGATTATGATAGCAGATTTTCCTCCTGCTGGCCCAAGGGTTATCCCAATGTGGAATTCCCAGTCTGGAATTTCCCCAGTCAACAAGGTTCAGTTGCACATTAACAAATGATGGATCAGCCCAGAATCTGAGAATTTGTTGTAATAGTGAGCTCTGAACCCATAATTAGAACTGACATTTACCATCTCGGTACATTATCATTTCTCAAGATTTATATTATCAGGTAATGATGTTTGGAACTTAACTCTACAAAGATAAGGAATATTAAATCCTAACACTCAATGGATGAACATTCTGTTTGATCCCTACTCTGAACTTGATATATAGTTTACCGGAAGCTCTATGCCTCACTGTCCACCTTGCTACTACGTGTTCAAGCCTAGACATCAGGTACTAGCAGACCATTCACAGGAAAGGCAGACAAAACTTATCTCTGCAGAAAGGCAGCTCCCCCAGAAGGCTTCACTAGATAAGGATCAACTTAGAAACATTAACCAAATCATTTCCCAGCCAAAATAACATGATTAATTCTGGGAGACAAACATGGAAGTTTCTTCGCCTGTAAAACTTAAATGCTGCAATTTAAGACTCAACTTATCCACCAGAATAAGTGATTTAGCTCTTTTTGTTGCAAAAgcaaaatataataaaaatgCAAAGAACAGGTATAGACAACATACCCCTCAGGCCTCACCACTCATCCACTTATTCATAAGACTCATAACTCTCAAAGAAACGTCCTATCTCTAAATTAATTATCCTGGGATAATATACTCTATTGCTAGACTCTCCAGCCATGGGAAAACAATTTCTCAGCATCACCCTGTCAATATTCCTCATCATATTGAATGTCTCAATGGAATCACCTCGTACTCTAGAAAATTACTCCAGTAACTCCAGATCAATCATTCCTCAATTAACAACTCCTCCAGAGGAATCAGGTGAAACAATGCTGCATTGACTCAAAGATTAACCTTTATTAGGATGGCCATGAATGTAGAGAGTACATTAAATGCCCCCCAAATTGCATAAAGTGATGTGCCACAGAACGTCTGATATAAATCAACAACTTGCTTGTACATTTGAATGCAAAAAGTGGAAGAATATATAAGCAATAGCCTACCAGCACTTGACGTGGAGCCACGTCCTGTAACTGCATTTGATGCGTTCTGCTCACGAGGCAACGGCCCACTTCCAGAGCTCTCACTTTGAGAGTTTTTGTCCCACAGATTCACATTCTTATAGTTGTAGCTGTTGGGATCACCCCAGGCTGAGGTGCCGTCATCAATCTCCATCTTTCGGGAGATGGACTGAGGTGAAGGCTCTTCCCATCCAGTAGGTTCTTCCTCCTTTGGCAAAGTTGGGATGGTTGCAGGTGGAACAGCAGAAGGCGGTATGGGCACAGGTGCAGAGCCCCAACCTGGTGCTGACTGTCGGTTACTACTGGAGGCAGTGCCCCAGGAACCAGACACATCCTGCTGTTTGCTCCAATTAGAAGTGGTTGCTTTGGATGGCTCACCCCATCCCTGGTGTCTTGGGGGGTCCTCCCACCCACCTCTTTGATTAGGATTGGAACTACTACCACCTCCCCAAGATCCTACATCACCACGgccactctcaccccatctcggGTTTGAACTGTCCCAGCCACCTGATTTTGGTTGTTCAGCTGGTTGCCCACTTCCATCGCCCCAGCCATTATTGGCCGGCCATCCTTGAGTTTGTTGCTGTCTTGCTCCCCAACCTGGCTCCTTCATTCTAGGCCCATCATTCCAAGATGGTGTTTTCTCTTCTGGTGTTCCACCTCCCCAACCTTGACTGCTCTTTGGGTCCACCCATCCACTTGGAGTCTTTGAATCCTTCCACTCGATGTTTGAAGACTGCGGAGCATCTCCCCACCCAGAGGTGCAGTGACTGGTTTGACTGGGCCCTTCGCCCCAGCCCCCTGAGTTAGAGCTCTGAGTGGCAGTGCTCTCCCacccttctgttcctttgtctgtgCGCCTCTCATTCCTAGGTGACTCCTGGACATCCCAAATTGTGTTCTGCTTTATCTGAGTTTGGCCCCACCCAGTATTTGACAGCACTCTTGGGTCTAGATCAGCCCTGTTCATTACATTTTGTAATACTTCTTCTTGGTCAGGATGATCAGCCTTGTTTGAGCGCCGTCCTCCTGGGTGGTTGTCAGAGCCCCCCTTTTTGTTGTTGCTTCGACTACCAGAGTCACTCCCAGTGGAACTAGAGGCTTTTGCCCAGTTGGAAACTTGAGCATTCTCTCCTTGGTTTTCTGGGAGGGGATTTACCCTGTGATTGTCCCATCCGCCTGTGCCACAATTCTGTTCCTTAGCAGAGCCAACCCAATCTCCTTCTGACTGATTATCAGTCCCTGGCTGTTGACCCCACAAACCCTGAGCACTACCAGATGCTGTTCTGTTCCCTTTACCCCAGTTTTTTGCTTTGTTGGGGTCTTGTGTCTCAGAGTCCCAGGATCCACCATTATTGTCCCATGATTCAGTCCTTGATCTATTCACAAGTAATTGTTTCACACCAGAGCCATTCTTTGCTGCATCATCGCCACTGCGTCCATTATTGCCATCAGCTCCTGTACCATTTTGTCCAGAAATGGAATCAGTTCCAgaagacccccaaacagtattcCAAGTACCCCCAGTTGCCCGTCCCTCCATAGTTCCTCTAATACTGCCTTCGGATGAGGCTTCAGTGCTCACAGATTGATTCAAAACCAAGGGGTTTCCCAAACCCATTCCTAAGGGCATATTCCAGGTCCCATTCCCTGTTGTTTCAGACACTCCCTTATTTTGTAAAGGGTTCCCAGTGCTCTGTGAGCTTGCATTCAAAGAGTTAGTGTCGCCATTATTTGGTCCATCAGTGTTAAGAGCTTGAAATTGAGGCTGTTCTCCAACAGAAGCATTCCATGTAACACCCGCATTTTCCGTTTTAGACTGTTTTGCCCAGGCGCTTGTAGAAGTACCATCCTGATCCCTAGGGCTTTGACCTACTGCACTAAGTTGTGCACTGGAGCTCGAAATGTCCGTCTCCGAAGTCCCTTTTCCAGAAGTGCCCTCCTGGCCCAATACTGGCCAGGCCGATGGGTTGATGTTTGGGTTCAAGGTCAACCCAAGGCCAGCTCCATCGGGGCTGCTCAAGTTTTTCCAATTATTAAGTCCGTCTTTGCTCTCCGAAGAGATGGAAGATGCGTGACTGGGTTTAGGCACAAGGCCCATGTTCCAGGCCCCCATTTTACATTCATTCTTTCCGCCCCCAGCAGCGAACTGGTTTGCAGCTCCTTTGCAACTCCTGGCAGCGCCACTTCCAGGTGGCTGGCTCTTCTCAGAGCCAAGGTTTGAGGCACCTTCGTTATCTATGTGTTCCGAAGCCGACTCAGAGTCTCTGCCTGTGATGCAAGGCCAAGCCTCCATATCAGACCCGTCTACGATTAACTTATCCCAGCCGTGGTTGAGGTCAGTGCTGGATGATCCAGAACCCCAAGGAGAATTTGCATAATTTGAACCAGCACCCCCAGGGTTTGTGtctacaaaagaaaacaaaacatgTAACTAAcacctgaaatattaaatgagaAAAATGTAAATATCTATTCGAATAAGTGTTTCAAAATTATTTTCAACATAGTTGACACTGACAAAATATACTTCCAGGATTATTAAAAAAAACAGGGAACAAAGATAAAACAGGCCATCGACCAATACCAACCAAAAATTAATGTTTCAGTCTTTTAAAAGAAAACAGAAGGAAAAATTAACAATGGAAGTTTTCATATCCGAGTTGAATACAATAGATTCAAGAAACCTGAAACCATCTTGaagaaagctaaaaaaaaaagtgaataaTCCAGAATAAATATTGGTTGCCAAGAACCATCATGAGACAAATACCCATTAAATTTTAAGCATTATCAAGGGGCACAGCCAACTGAACTCTGATCCAACTGCAAGTGTCCAGAACATTGATTCCATTAACAAATCTTTGATATCTGGCTATATCAAAGGAGAAAAAGTGACCACAGCAATCATAACATTTGATTACTGTTCTCTCAGTAAAGGCGAGGGCATGAACATTTGAATTTAGAGTTATAATCAGTTTGTCCAATTGGGTTCCTTAAGACTCTAGATCAGATCTGGTCACATCATTTAAATGAGGTTAATCAGTGTAAAATGGTGTTTGCTAGGTTTCTGTCAAAGTGAATAAAGATCTACAAAACCCTATTTAACAAACAGAAATGATAAATGGGGAAATATAATACCTGCCCAACTTGTCTTTTTTAAATTGCAACTCTTAGAATAGAGAAGCTGGAGAAGAGTAGTGTCATGAAGCGCACTGAACTAAACAGGCTACATAATTCAGGTAAGATATTTAGCTTATGGAAAATTAGCTGATCCCAGCCAAGTCTGTAGCTGAGCCAAGACAAAAGATGTTACACAAGTCTCCCTGTTTCTGGGATGAAGGAAGAACCATCTATGTAGTGTCTCAGCAGCCAGACAACTTGCTGCTTGTTCCATTCAGGAGCAGCAGTGTTGGACGGTTCCTCTCTTCCTCGATGTCTTGTCGGAAGATCCAACCCACCTCTTTGATTGGGTCCAATGGGTTTCTCATTCTTGATTACAATTTAATTTGCTTCCTCATATTACTAACTATTCAGTGGCTTTGATGAAGTTTCATGCTGGCAACCAAATTAAGTAGCCCATCAACTGTCCATTGTAATTAACTGTTTAAAAGATGGGCAGCTGAGAAAATATCTATGATTCCCTGGTCCTTGGAAATGAACACAGAGAAACACCCCAGGAGAGGAGAATACTTAACAGTGTGAAGCATGCTGCTACCACTGTTACAGATGAGCTGCTATGACTTTGATTTTTAATACTTTCCATCGGCAGGCAGTAAGCATCAAGGCTGCTCTATATTCatggtctgtcctgtatttctATCCAGTGTTTCCATAAATTGATACTAAAATCAGAAATTGTTCAGAGTGAGGAAGGGACTCTTGTGTATTGTGTCAATGGCATTCACACAGGGACTATACTCTGCTTTGTGGCATGACCTTGTCTCAGAAGAGTATTAAGTCCCCTCATGGGCATTAGCTGGTATTAAACAAAGTTTTACAGTACAACTCACGCAAAATCAGTGAAGCAACAACCTGGAAGAGAAATCTAATGTTCACCATTTTCTCAGTGCCATCATCGCTTTTGCATTTTCCCATAAAACATCAGAAGCTGAAAACTGCATCCACTTACCCACTGGTGTACTGCCGTGCTGCAGTGGACCGTTGGGTTGTGCAGTGCCAGGGTTTGATCCTGGCAACCCAGGAGGCCCCGCCCCACCTCCAAGAAGTCCACAGGAAGGCGGAGGGGGCTGACCACGTTTTAGTAACACTTTGTGCTCTTGCTGGCGAAATCGAGGAGGCACCTCACGGGGCAGATAGCGGGCGGCGTTCTGTGGCTGGCCGTTGGTGGCCACCGCCCTTTTGGCATTGTTACCACCGTTGCCGGCTGGTGTTGGAACACTGCCAACTGAGGTGGCAGTTGGAGGCTGGCTTAGGCTTGGCTTCGTCGCTTCGGGCACTAAGGGAAAAAGTGTTTAGAGAACAATTAGCCAGCAGAAACTCAGGTATATGAAAATAA
It includes:
- the LOC140204795 gene encoding trinucleotide repeat-containing gene 6B protein-like isoform X3 — translated: MQVNDGSRHQEANPKTFKEMEKMTEELHIQAKEHNANTEVQTEREDFSSDEHRDTSESPSEESKQEKEEEKEEQLMEEKKRKKEDKKKKDATQKVTEQKTKVPEATKPSLSQPPTATSVGSVPTPAGNGGNNAKRAVATNGQPQNAARYLPREVPPRFRQQEHKVLLKRGQPPPPSCGLLGGGAGPPGLPGSNPGTAQPNGPLQHGSTPVDTNPGGAGSNYANSPWGSGSSSTDLNHGWDKLIVDGSDMEAWPCITGRDSESASEHIDNEGASNLGSEKSQPPGSGAARSCKGAANQFAAGGGKNECKMGAWNMGLVPKPSHASSISSESKDGLNNWKNLSSPDGAGLGLTLNPNINPSAWPVLGQEGTSGKGTSETDISSSSAQLSAVGQSPRDQDGTSTSAWAKQSKTENAGVTWNASVGEQPQFQALNTDGPNNGDTNSLNASSQSTGNPLQNKGVSETTGNGTWNMPLGMGLGNPLVLNQSVSTEASSEGSIRGTMEGRATGGTWNTVWGSSGTDSISGQNGTGADGNNGRSGDDAAKNGSGVKQLLVNRSRTESWDNNGGSWDSETQDPNKAKNWGKGNRTASGSAQGLWGQQPGTDNQSEGDWVGSAKEQNCGTGGWDNHRVNPLPENQGENAQVSNWAKASSSTGSDSGSRSNNKKGGSDNHPGGRRSNKADHPDQEEVLQNVMNRADLDPRVLSNTGWGQTQIKQNTIWDVQESPRNERRTDKGTEGWESTATQSSNSGGWGEGPSQTSHCTSGWGDAPQSSNIEWKDSKTPSGWVDPKSSQGWGGGTPEEKTPSWNDGPRMKEPGWGARQQQTQGWPANNGWGDGSGQPAEQPKSGGWDSSNPRWGESGRGDVGSWGGGSSSNPNQRGGWEDPPRHQGWGEPSKATTSNWSKQQDVSGSWGTASSSNRQSAPGWGSAPVPIPPSAVPPATIPTLPKEEEPTGWEEPSPQSISRKMEIDDGTSAWGDPNSYNYKNVNLWDKNSQSESSGSGPLPREQNASNAVTGRGSTSSAGSKSIQDGWGGGDRPTVANTRPPSWEEDDDGPIGLWNSTGTQESSSPYNSSNWPASGKKMHKGSMKGGNNDTWINPLSTQFSKMGLLRESSEDSVGNKMDLTVGGLPDKKLESDKRGMNMDYNGMMRKDRSGFRPSNSKDSPTTDSGPYFEKNGNHGLFGSSTAQSRGVHTPQVPSMNSSQPNLRAQVPPQFLPPPQVPAPMLKHATPNGALNPALFGLGPQLTPQQIAMLSQLPQLPQLAYQLLLQQQQQQQQQVLQNQRKLSAAVRQQQEQQLVRIVSALQQQQQQQQQHRHNSTPGMKHSPSHPGMPKQHLDNVPSSLPSGLPDFQTKGQIQPGYPMGMSSNMNVNQLDVNSIVGMKEPQSQQSRLKQWTTMDGLSPATPPPDHNPLKNGAISSSMAPPVKPRDSLPYYEMIAGDSLASHSGPASDNWSTPKLSNGSSGSSWPPEFRPGEPWKGFQNIDPESDPYATPASMINSSAAPPSPDSEHQLLRDRSTGSSSSLNTSLPSPGAWSYSASNSSYSTVQSTSAKFSDFKSTWSPDPIGHPRMWKNQMSSKNTNPPTRPPPGLTNQKPPSSPWGSGAPRFSRGWGMQESRYALSSNWSDGNSGGSGRVSSWLVLHNLTPQIDGSTLRTICMQHGPLITFHLNLTHGTALVRYSTKQEAAKAQTALHMCVLGNTTILAEFVSEEEVNRYFAQGQLSTPSPGWQTLETGQSPMDPVGSSLHTFGGRASLGQWNSAGGVGRGSGNLAGASLWATPSYTASLWGAPNSDDSHRMGSPAPLLPGDLLGGGADSI
- the LOC140204795 gene encoding trinucleotide repeat-containing gene 6B protein-like isoform X2 is translated as MEKMTEELHIQAKEHNANTEVQTEREDFSSDEHRDTSESPSEESKQEKEEEKEEQLMEEKKRKKEDKKKKDATQKVTEQKTKVPEATKPSLSQPPTATSVGSVPTPAGNGGNNAKRAVATNGQPQNAARYLPREVPPRFRQQEHKVLLKRGQPPPPSCGLLGGGAGPPGLPGSNPGTAQPNGPLQHGSTPVDTNPGGAGSNYANSPWGSGSSSTDLNHGWDKLIVDGSDMEAWPCITGRDSESASEHIDNEGASNLGSEKSQPPGSGAARSCKGAANQFAAGGGKNECKMGAWNMGLVPKPSHASSISSESKDGLNNWKNLSSPDGAGLGLTLNPNINPSAWPVLGQEGTSGKGTSETDISSSSAQLSAVGQSPRDQDGTSTSAWAKQSKTENAGVTWNASVGEQPQFQALNTDGPNNGDTNSLNASSQSTGNPLQNKGVSETTGNGTWNMPLGMGLGNPLVLNQSVSTEASSEGSIRGTMEGRATGGTWNTVWGSSGTDSISGQNGTGADGNNGRSGDDAAKNGSGVKQLLVNRSRTESWDNNGGSWDSETQDPNKAKNWGKGNRTASGSAQGLWGQQPGTDNQSEGDWVGSAKEQNCGTGGWDNHRVNPLPENQGENAQVSNWAKASSSTGSDSGSRSNNKKGGSDNHPGGRRSNKADHPDQEEVLQNVMNRADLDPRVLSNTGWGQTQIKQNTIWDVQESPRNERRTDKGTEGWESTATQSSNSGGWGEGPSQTSHCTSGWGDAPQSSNIEWKDSKTPSGWVDPKSSQGWGGGTPEEKTPSWNDGPRMKEPGWGARQQQTQGWPANNGWGDGSGQPAEQPKSGGWDSSNPRWGESGRGDVGSWGGGSSSNPNQRGGWEDPPRHQGWGEPSKATTSNWSKQQDVSGSWGTASSSNRQSAPGWGSAPVPIPPSAVPPATIPTLPKEEEPTGWEEPSPQSISRKMEIDDGTSAWGDPNSYNYKNVNLWDKNSQSESSGSGPLPREQNASNAVTGRGSTSSAGSKSIQDGWGGGDRPTVANTRPPSWEEDDDGPIGLWNSTGTQESSSPYNSSNWPASGKKMHKGSMKGGNNDTWINPLSTQFSKMGLLRESSEDSVGNKMDLTVGGLPDKKLESDKRGMNMDYNGMMRKDRSGFRPSNSKDSPTTDSGPYFEKLTLPFSNQDGCLSDEAPNSPFSPPPSCKLSPSGTALPTANLGCIGSGFNMQNLNARHNGNHGLFGSSTAQSRGVHTPQVPSMNSSQPNLRAQVPPQFLPPPQVPAPMLKHATPNGALNPALFGLGPQLTPQQIAMLSQLPQLPQLAYQLLLQQQQQQQQQVLQNQRKLSAAVRQQQEQQLVRIVSALQQQQQQQQQHRHNSTPGMKHSPSHPGMPKQHLDNVPSSLPSGLPDFQTKGQIQPGYPMGMSSNMNVNQLDVNSIVGMKEPQSQQSRLKQWTTMDGLSPATPPPDHNPLKNGAISSSMAPPVKPRDSLPYYEMIAGDSLASHSGPASDNWSTPKLSNGSSGSSWPPEFRPGEPWKGFQNIDPESDPYATPASMINSSAAPPSPDSEHQLLRDRSTGSSSSLNTSLPSPGAWSYSASNSSYSTVQSTSAKFSDFKSTWSPDPIGHPRMWKNQMSSKNTNPPTRPPPGLTNQKPPSSPWGSGAPRFSRGWGMQESRYALSSNWSDGNSGGSGRVSSWLVLHNLTPQIDGSTLRTICMQHGPLITFHLNLTHGTALVRYSTKQEAAKAQTALHMCVLGNTTILAEFVSEEEVNRYFAQGQLSTPSPGWQTLETGQSPMDPVGSSLHTFGGRASLGQWNSAGGVGRGSGNLAGASLWATPSYTASLWGAPNSDDSHRMGSPAPLLPGDLLGGGADSI